CGAGCACACCCCCGATCCCGTGGGAGCCGGCTTGCCGGCTATAGCGTCCGTGCAGGCAAATCCGTCACTCGCCCGTCACCGTCACCCCACGGGTCGCCGCCCTGGCACTGCGCTTGAGCGCTTCAAGTTCCGCGGCACTGCGCTCGATGTCCGAACGCAGGCGGTGATACTCCTGGCGATGTTGCTGCCACCAGGCCTTGGTCGAGCAATGCCCGCTGACCCCGCGGGCCACCGCCAGGCCACCGATCACCACCTGCAGCATGCCGATCAGGCCGCCATGGCGCAGCCCCTTGGTGACCATCAGCGCCCCACCGGCCAGCGAACCAAGTCGCTCGAGCCCCTGGACATTGTGCTGCGAAGCGTCTGGAGTGGAATGGATATCAAGCATGGCAAGGCCTCCCTGTAGTGTGTAAGCAGCTGACTCCCGACCAACGGCCGACGTTCACTCTGCTTGCTCCAAGGGCGGTCGGGCTTACTTGAACTTCGGCCCCGAACGGGTATTCAGCCCTTTGGCCAAACGGTCATACAGCACCACATTCACCGTCGCGGCGAGGTTCATGCAGCCTTCGGTCGGGATGTAGATCGTCTCTTCGCACCACGCTCGAACCTCGGCACTCAAGCTGCCGTCTTCAGGCCCGAAGATGTAGATGGCACGGTCCGGGTGGGTGTACTCGGGCAACGGCCGCGCGCCTTCGACCAGTTCGACGGCCACTGGCGTGCAGCCCAGGGGAATGATGCGTTGCAGGTCGTCGATGCCGATCAGCGGAATGTCGTAGTGCACCCGCTTGGTATCGGTGACGAAATCGCGCGCGCGTTCATAGCGCTTGCCGGTGTAGAACACCGAGTTGACGCCGTAGCAACCCGCTGCGCGCATCACCGAACCGACGTTCTCCGCAGACTTGGGGTTGAACAGGCCGATGCAGCTGTACCGTTTGTTTGCCACGTGCCGGGGCCTTTCGCAAAAAAAGCGCGATTATACGGGCTTGCCGGCAGCAGCGGGGGATGGGAAGGCTCGACGGTCAGTCTTTCTTGAGCATGCCCGCCAGCCCGGCGAACGGGTTGTGGGTAGCCTTGGCGATGCTCGGGGTACTGGTGGAGCCTTCGCTGAAGTACTGCTGGTCGGTGTAGCGCGAGTGCTCATTGTCGTGGCAATAAAGGCACAGCAGCTCCCAGTTGGAGCCGTCCTGGGGGTTGTTGTCGTGGTTGTGGTCACGGTGGTGCACGGTCAGTTCGCTCAGGCGCTTGCCGGAGAACTCGCGGGCGCAACGCCCGCACACATGCGGGTACATTTTCAGCGCCTTGTCGCGGTAGCCCATTTCCTTGTCGCGCTTGGCGTCGGCGAGGATGCGGTCGAGGCGGGCGGTGGCGGCGGATGTGGAAGCCGAACTCATGGTGTTTCCTTTGTTCTGATCAGGCATGTGACGGTTATGGCAATGAGTCTAGCGCGCTTACCGTGCAGGCGGACAGGCAAAAACATCAATAACGGCGTAGCCTGTAGGAAGGTTCCCGACAGGAGGTTGCTGATGTTCCATGCGATCCTCACCGCGCTGCTGCTGGCCGCACTGCCTCTGGCCGAGGCGGCGAGCACGCCACCGCGCCTGAACACCCCCGTGCCCGGCGCGCCCGGCACGCCGACGCCCACACCGTACCCGCAGATCACCCCGAGCACGCCGCCCAAGGCCTACGACAACCAGCCTGGCGCGCCTTTGCTGCCGCCCATGCCGGTGCCGGGGCCGCCCAAGGACCAGCCGCTGCCAGGCTTGCGCCAGGAACCGGCGAAACCGCCGGCCGAAGACGACTAGAGCGACAGCCGCTGGCCATCCTGCATGCGCAGGCGTTTCGACAACGCCACGGCCAGGGCGCGGATGATCCGCGCGGCGATGCGCGGTGCTTCGTTGAGCATCTTTTCCAGCGAGTCCTTGCCCAGGGTCAGCAGTTGGCAGTCGCTGGCGGCCACGCAACTGGCCGAACGGCGCTCACCGTCGAGCACGGCCATTTCGCCGAAGGCACGGCCACTGCGCAGGGTGGCGATCTCCACGGGGTGGCCGTTGCCATCGGTCTTGCGCACGCTGACCACGCCGCGGTGCAGGATGCACATGAAGGTGCCGGCGTCGCCTTCGTTGAAGATGACTTCGCCTTCAGTCATGGCGGCCAGGCTGAAGTAGCCGGCGACGGTGTGGAAGTCGGCGAGCTGGAGGGAATCGAACAGGCCGCAGTCCATGAGCATGTCGCGGATTTCGGCGCTGAGGTGGGTTGGGTCGGGCATGTGTTGTTCTTCTTGGCGGCTGTTGTCCGAGAGCTTCGTTGAGGTTGATGGCCCTATCGCCGGCAAGCCGGCTCCCACATTGATCAGCGCTGACCCTGTGGGAGCCGGCTTGCCGGCGATAGGGCCATCAGCACTTGCGAAGCTATGACAACAAAATTCGCGTTTTACACCACACCCAGCTCATTGAAGACAAACGCGTATTCCAGCGCCACATCGCGCAGCCCCTGGTAGCGCCCGCTCATGCCGCCGTGGCCGGCCCCCATCTCGGTCTTGAGCAGCAACAGGTTGTTGTCGGTCTTCAGTGTGCGCAGGCGAGCCACCCACTTGGCCGCTTCCCAATACTGCACGCGGCTGTCGTTGTAGCCGGCGACCACCAGCATGGCCGGGTAAGCCTGGGCCGTGACGTTCTCGTAGGGCGCGTAGGCCTTGATCCGCTCATACACTTCAGGCGCTTGCGGGTTGCCCCATTCGTCGTACTCGGTGACGGTCAGCGGCAGTTCGGGGTCGAGCATGGTGTTGAGTACATCGACGAACGGCACTTCGGCAATGGCGCAGCGGAACAGTTCGGGCCGCTGGTTGAGCACCGCGCCCATGAGCAGGCCGCCGGCGCTGCCGCCACTGATGGCCAGGCGTTCGGACGAGGTCACGCCCTGGGCGATCAGGTGTTCGGCGCAG
The Pseudomonas sp. KU43P genome window above contains:
- a CDS encoding YgaP-like transmembrane domain; translated protein: MLDIHSTPDASQHNVQGLERLGSLAGGALMVTKGLRHGGLIGMLQVVIGGLAVARGVSGHCSTKAWWQQHRQEYHRLRSDIERSAAELEALKRSARAATRGVTVTGE
- a CDS encoding RNA methyltransferase, which translates into the protein MANKRYSCIGLFNPKSAENVGSVMRAAGCYGVNSVFYTGKRYERARDFVTDTKRVHYDIPLIGIDDLQRIIPLGCTPVAVELVEGARPLPEYTHPDRAIYIFGPEDGSLSAEVRAWCEETIYIPTEGCMNLAATVNVVLYDRLAKGLNTRSGPKFK
- a CDS encoding YajD family HNH nuclease, with product MSSASTSAATARLDRILADAKRDKEMGYRDKALKMYPHVCGRCAREFSGKRLSELTVHHRDHNHDNNPQDGSNWELLCLYCHDNEHSRYTDQQYFSEGSTSTPSIAKATHNPFAGLAGMLKKD
- a CDS encoding cyclic nucleotide-binding domain-containing protein; this encodes MPDPTHLSAEIRDMLMDCGLFDSLQLADFHTVAGYFSLAAMTEGEVIFNEGDAGTFMCILHRGVVSVRKTDGNGHPVEIATLRSGRAFGEMAVLDGERRSASCVAASDCQLLTLGKDSLEKMLNEAPRIAARIIRALAVALSKRLRMQDGQRLSL